The following are from one region of the Sorghum bicolor cultivar BTx623 chromosome 2, Sorghum_bicolor_NCBIv3, whole genome shotgun sequence genome:
- the LOC8069093 gene encoding probable LRR receptor-like serine/threonine-protein kinase At3g47570, which produces MHLAICAFQQLSLSANAGRHAINRKPSPAMQLLPLTTRRLLQLLLLISTMVTTTAAAALYPSGHDPWPDDEEALVAFKAKISGHSGVLDSWNQSTSYCSWEGVTCGRRHRWRVVSLDLSSQGLAGTISPAIGNLSFLRLLNLSYNSLEGEIPASIGSLRRLQRLYLTENMLTGVIPSNISRCISLREIVIQDNKGLQGSIPAEIGSMPALLLLALDNSSITGTIPSSLGNLSWLAGLSLQVNFLEGSIPAVIGNNPYLGLLDLSDNNLSGLLPPSLFNLSSLSLFYVASNQLRGRLPSDLGRSLPSIEKLVIGQNQFTGALPLSLTNLTMLQFLALESNNFTGVVPAELGRLRQLEVFSVSENILQANNEEEWEFIGSLTNCSRLHHLSFGGNRFAGKLPGPLVNLSTNLQQLKISHNNISGVIPSDIGNLASLEMLDFGNNLLTGVIPESIGRLTRLQQLGLYYNHLSGHLPSSIGNLSSLLQLYARNNNLEGPIPPSIGNLSKLLALSLYNNNLTGLIPNEIMELPSISVFLDLSNNMLEGPLPLEVGNLVLLEQLILYGNKLSGEIPHTIGNCKVMEILYMHGNSFQGSIPVTFKNMVGLTVLNLMDNKLNGSIPSNLATLTNLQELYLGHNNLSGTIPESLANSTSLLHLDLSYNNLQGEVPKGGVFKNLTGLSIVGNNALCGGVPQLHLPKCPSFSARKNNKGIPKYLRITIPTVGSLLLLLFLVWAGYHHRKSKTVLKKGLPPQFAEIELPVVPYNDIMKGTDGFSEANVLGKGRYGTVYKGTLENQAIVVAVKVFNLQQSGSYKSFQAECEALRRVRHRCLLKIITCCSSINHQGQDFRALVFEFMANGSLDRWIHSNLEGQNGQGALSLSQRLDIAVDIVDALDYLHNGCQPSIIHCDLKPSNILLNQDMRARVGDFGIARVLDEAASKHLVNSSSTIGIRGSIGYIAPEYGEGLAVSTSGDVFSLGITLIEMFTGKCPTDDMFRDGTSLHYYAKAALPENVMEIADSNMWLHDGVNRSNDTTHITRTWECLSAVIQLGVICSKQLPTERLSMNDAAAEMHAIRDKYISTQ; this is translated from the exons ATGCATTTGGCCATCTGCGCATTTCAGCAATTATCTCTCTCAGCCAATGCAGGCCGCCACGCAATAAACCGAAAGCCATCACCGGCCATGCAGCTCTTACCTTTAACAACCAGGCGtctgctgcagctgctcctgCTGATCTCCACCATGGTGACAACCACTGCAGCTGCAGCCTTGTATCCGTCAGGCCATGACCCATGGCCTGACGACGAGGAAGCTCTTGTGGCTTTCAAGGCCAAGATCTCCGGGCACTCCGGCGTGCTGGACTCGTGGAACCAGAGCACCAGCTACTGCAGCTGGGAGGGCGTCACCTGCGGCAGGAGGCACCGGTGGAGGGTGGTCTCTCTGGACCTCAGTTCCCAGGGGCTCGCCGGCACCATCTCCCCTGCTATCGGTAACCTCAGTTTCCTACGCTTGCTCAACCTGAGCTACAACAGCCTTGAGGGCGAGATCCCAGCCAGCATCGGCTCCCTCAGGCGCCTCCAACGCCTTTACCTGACTGAAAACATGCTCACTGGTGTCATCCCGAGTAACATCAGCCGCTGCATCAGCCTCCGTGAGATTGTCATCCAAGACAACAAAGGCCTGCAGGGAAGCATCCCAGCAGAAATTGGCAGCATGCCGGCGCTCTTGCTTCTTGCGCTGGACAACAGCAGCATTACCggaaccatcccgtcgtctctTGGCAATCTTTCCTGGCTGGCCGGGTTGTCCTTGCAAGTCAACTTTCTTGAGGGATCAATCCCTGCAGTCATTGGGAACAATCCGTATCTCGGTTTGCTTGACCTCTCCGATAATAATCTCTCCGGTCTGCTCCCTCCTTCCCTGTTCAACCTGTCATCTCTTTCTCTCTTTTATGTGGCTAGCAACCAGCTCCGTGGCCGTCTACCATCTGATCTGGGGAGAAGCCTTCCTAGCATCGAAAAGCTTGTGATTGGACAAAACCAATTTACTGGAGCTCTTCCACTGTCACTAACCAATCTCACCATGCTCCAGTTTCTTGCCTTGGAATCTAATAATTTTACTGGAGTTGTTCCTGCTGAATTGGGCAGATTGCGACAACTTGAAGTGTTTTCGGTGTCTGAAAACATATTACAGGCAAACAACGAGGAAGAGTGGGAATTTATTGGTTCTTTGACGAATTGTAGCAGATTACACCACCTGTCCTTTGGAGGGAACAGGTTTGCAGGAAAACTGCCAGGTCCGTTGGTTAATCTGTCTACAAATCTCCAGCAGCTGAAGATTTCCCACAACAACATATCTGGTGTCATCCCATCAGATATTGGAAATTTGGCAAGTCTTGAGATGCTTGATTTTGGCAACAACTTACTCACTGGGGTCATTCCTGAAAGCATTGGACGGCTTACACGACTGCAACAGCTAGGACTCTATTATAACCACCTCTCAGGACATCTACCATCCTCCATCGGAAACCTTTCTAGCCTACTTCAACTTTATGCACGCAACAACAACTTGGAGGGGCCAATTCCACCGAGCATTGGAAACTTGAGCAAACTTTTAGCCCTAAGTCTATACAATAACAACCTTACTGGCTTGATTCCTAATGAAATTATGGAGCTGCCATCGATCTCAGTGTTTCTTGATCTGTCCAACAACATGCTGGAGGGACCACTTCCGTTAGAAGTCGGTAATCTGGTACTTCTTGAACAACTCATCCTATATGGAAACAAATTGTCAGGTGAGATACCTCATACTATTGGCAACTGCAAGGTCATGGAAATCCTCTATATGCATGGCAATTCATTCCAAGGAAGCATACCTGTTACGTTCAAGAACATGGTAGGCTTGACTGTACTTAATTTAATGGACAACAAACTGAATGGAAGCATCCCTAGCAACCTGGCTACCCTTACCAACCTACAGGAGTTGTATCTTGGCCACAACAATTTATCCGGAACAATCCCAGAGAGTTTAGCTAATTCAACATCGCTACTTCATCTAGATCTGTCCTACAACAATTTGCAAGGTGAAGTACCAAAAGGAGGAGTTTTCAAAAATCTGACTGGACTATCAATTGTTGGTAACAATGCGTTATGTGGTGGAGTACCACAACTCCATCTACCAAAATGCCCAAGCTTTAGTGCAAGAAAGAATAacaaagggatacccaaatatCTTAGAATAACAATCCCAACGGTAGGAAGTCTCCTCCTCTTACTTTTTCTGGTTTGGGCTGGATATCACCACAGAAAGTCCAAGACAGTACTGAAGAAAGGTTTGCCACCACAATTTGCAGAGATAGAGCTTCCGGTAGTTCCATACAATGATATAATGAAGGGAACAGATGGATTCTCAGAAGCAAATGTGCTTGGAAAGGGAAGATATGGTACAGTATACAAGGGCACACTAGAAAATCAAGCCATTGTCGTCGCCGTTAAGGTGTTTAATCTCCAACAATCAGGGTCTTATAAAAGCTTCCAGGCTGAATGTGAGGCACTAAGAAGAGTGAGGCACCGATGCCTTCTAAAGATCATTACATGTTGTTCTAGCATCAACCACCAGGGTCAAGACTTCAGAGCACTAGTCTTTGAGTTCATGGCTAATGGCAGCTTAGATAGATGGATCCACTCAAATTTAGAAGGCCAAAATGGACAAGGAGCACTCAGCTTGTCACAGAGGTTGGATATCGCTGTGGACATTGTGGATGCTTTGGACTATCTTCACAACGGTTGCCAGCCATCGATCATCCATTGCGATCTCAAGCCAAGTAACATCCTTCTCAATCAGGACATGAGAGCTCGTGTTGGAGATTTTGGCATTGCTAGAGTTctagatgaagcagcaagcaaaCATCTTGTGAACTCCAGTAGCACCATAGGAATAAGAGGTTCCATTGGATATATTGCTCCAG AATATGGAGAAGGACTTGCAGTGTCAACTTCTGGAGATGTGTTTAGTCTTGGCATCACTTTGATCGAGATGTTCACAGGGAAGTGCCCGACAGATGATATGTTTAGAGATGGGACAAGCTTGCATTATTATGCCAAGGCAGCTCTTCCTGAAAATGTCATGGAGATAGCAGATTCCAACATGTGGCTACATGATGGAGTAAACCGTAGCAATGATACAACTCATATAACAAGAACCTGGGAATGTTTATCGGCCGTCATTCAGCTTGGTGTCATTTGTTCAAAGCAATTGCCCACAGAGCGATTGTCAATGAACGATGCTGCTGCAGAGATGCATGCTATCAGAGATAAATATATTTCTACTCAATAA